ACTGGCGCAGGGGATCGAGTTGTTGAAAGTGCATGAGCTAGAAGCGAACCACGCCATCGTCTTTCGGCGCGGCGTCGGCGTCATGCGGCGTGGCCGGCTCGATCGCCTCGTTGAACGGGAAAAGCAGGGCGTTCAGCAGCGTAATCTCCGGCTTTGCCGCGCCGGCGGAGTGCTTCGATTCGCCACCCGTCTGCCGGGCCTGTTCAACAATGATCTCCTGAATGCGGGAGATACTGCTTGCCGCGCGGACAGTCTCATTCACCGCACTGAGGGCGGGATCGGCAACATCGTTCACGCCCACGGCCTCTGTCGCCCGGACGCTGACGCCGGCAACCAATCCACCGGGAATCGATCGCTCATTCGTCGGCCAGATCAGGAGGGTAAGGAAAAGCATCGCGGCGGCTGCCGGAACCGCGGCACTCACCGTCAACCGCCAGAATCGCTCTCGCAACGCTCGCCGCGTATGAAGCCGGATCGGCGTTTGCGAAGATCGAGGCAGTTGGGACAACGCCGCGGTGACACGCGAAGTGAAATTGACCGGGAGCTTCGGTTCGGATCGATCCCGGGTGATCACTTCGCCGACACAGCGATGCAGTTCGAATTGGCGCTGGCAAGCGGGGCACTGAAGCAAATGCGCGTGTACTTCGGCTGCCAGGCTCGGCGACAAATCGCCGTCCAAATGCCGATCACGAAGCTGCCCCACATGACGACACGTCATCACCACGAAACACACTCCCTCGAGCGCACCGGCCGTGCCTCAGGCCGACTCGGCTTCGCCGAAGCGAACGCCGTTCCAGTCGGTGGCCAGTTGCCCTTCCAGTTTCTCTTTCAGCCTGCTCCGCGCACGGTGCAGATGGCTCTTCACCGTTGCGGCGGGCATTTCGAGGATGTCGCCGATTTCCTGACAACTCAGCGACTCCCTGTAAAACAGTAATACAGCGGCGCGCTGATGCGGTGTCAGTTCGTCGACGGAATTCCAGATTATTTCTCGCAATCGCCGGGCTTCGTCGCTGTTCGCAATGCCGTCGAAGATGTTATCCGACTCGGGGTTGCGGCCGTCGGAGTCCGCCAACGAAAAATCCGTCTCGCCGGAGTAGTCCTTTCGGCGTCGCATGAGATTAAGGCAGAGCCGATATGCAATCGTGAACAGCCAGGTGCTGAATCGATAGGAAAAGTTGAATCCATCAAGGGATTGGAAGGCCCGCAAAAAAGCGTCCTGGCAGATTTCTTCCGCGTCGTGGTCCCGGCGGACCATGCGCCAGACAAACGCATACAGCCGATTCTGGTGGGCCGCGATAAGCTCGTGCGCAGACTCTGCGCACCCCCGCTGGCACTGTTCAATCAGCCGCCGTTCGCGGAGCGGAGTGATGCCCTCGCTCGTCGCGCGTTCGTTCATCGTCTCTCCGTGTCTATTATACATGACAGATTCATCGGTCGTTGCGTATTGTTGAGCGAATTGCCCACCTGATAGGGGGGCGATAAGATTTTGTCATGGCGAAACAGAAAGCCAGAAAATCGACAGAAACTCCCCGGATCGTCAACCGAAAGGCGACGGCGGAATTCGAAATACTTGAGAAGATTGAGGCCGGAATCGCGCTTAAAGGCACTGAAGTCAAGAGTTTACGAAACGGCGACGCAAGCCTGACCGAGGCCTACGCTCGAATCGACGGCCGCCAGGTCTCGTTGATCAATTTTCAGATTCAGCCCTACAAAGAGGGCGGTGTTTTCAATCATAACCCCAAGCGAATAAAAAGGTTATTGCTTCATAAGGGGGAGATAAAGCGACTGCTCTCCAAAGTCACGATCAAAGGGCAGACTTTGATACCACTTAGAGTGTATTTCAATGCCAACGGACTGGCCAAGGTGGAGCTGGCGCTGGCTCGTGGTCGGCAGATTCATGACAAACGTCAGGTTCAGCGGAAGCGGCAGGATCTGCGCGATATCGCTCGCGTGATGAAACGGCGATAATCTCATCGGAATGGCGGCGGCTTTCCCGGGCCACGGCTGCGCCGACTCGACGACTCTGTATGGCACAATTCTTCAGCTTAAGACGGTCCATTGTATTCTTTCTGGTGCTGCTGGCGGTCGGTCTGGTCAGTTCGACGATCTACGTCATCTTCAACGAAGAACCCCTGTATGACCCGGATGAACTGTTCGATTCCGGCGTCATCGTGAATGCGGAGAAGCAGCCGCGATTCGTATTTCCGGAGGAGCTTCGAACCACGGATCTTTCGCTCAATCGGTTTATTGACCGTTTCTTTCGATTATGCGCGCAGGCAAAGTATCCTGACATTCGCCTGATGATTTCACAGCAGTCAAGCGAAACGCTCGCCCCAAGTCGTTTCGAGAGCATGTTCAACATCATGAAGGAGGCGCGGATCAAAGCGATCAAGAAGCTGCCGGCGATACCGAATGAACCGGGGCCGGCCTATGTGCTGGTCGCGGAGTACGATCTGGAGCCAAACGCCATGAAATCGCAGAAATCGAACAACCTGGTTCGACTGCTCATTCGCAAGGAAGAAGGGGAATGGCGGCTGGGGCCGGTGTCTCGCGAGATCGTGGCGAAGATAGAGGCGCATGAGTCCGCGACGACGAAGCCCGCGAGCGATACGGAAAGTTCCTCGCGGCCCGCGAATGATGACGCGCCGAAGTTCATGGCAAACCAGCCAATCAAGATCGAACCGGAAGAGGATTAATAGACCAATTCCTGCGACCGCCTGTCGCCGGCGGGGCGTTCATCCGTTCAAGTTTGTTTGTTTATCAGCCTGAATCGGTACGTCTGGGTCCGAGTTTGGCGCCGCTGCGCGCGAAACGGCCGCGGCAATGCTGGCGATCCCGAAAAAGCGGACCTCATGCCACTCGCAGTGCCGATTGCAAGTCACGTCAGATACGAAGATTGCCGCAGAGTTGAATCTGCCGTCGACTTTTTTGGACAGATTCCTGTTATATCTTAATTTCATCCCGTGGCTGGGCGAAGAACGCATTGGCTGCACTGATACGCGACCGAGTGCTGTTCGCAGTACTGAAAAGAAGGGTATCGGTCAACCCGTTCTCTACCAGAAAGAAGGGAAAGAGTGCCATGGGCCTTACAGTCACAAACGTCAACACACTGTCGATTCTGAACATCCTCAACTCCACGACGGCCGAGCAGTCGAATTCGCTGACTCGGCTCTCGACAGGCTTTCGCGTAAACCGCGGGTCAGACGATCCCGCCGGGCTGATCGCGATTCAAAGCCTGTCGGCCGAACTGACCGGCGTTGAAGCCGCTCTCGGCAACAGCCAGCGTGCCAATTCCGTTCTGAATACGGCGGATTCGGCACTTGGCGAAGTGAGCAAACTCCTGGGCGAGATTGAATCGCTTGCGGCGAAGAGCACCAGCGGCGGCGGCCTAAGCAATGCGGAGATTGCCGCAAATCAGGCTCAGATCGATAACGCGATCGATGCCATCAACCGAATCGTCCAGACGACAAGCTTCAATGGCAAGCGCCTGCTCGACGGAACACAGAGCATTCGCACGACAGCCAGCGATCCGTCCAAGCTGACGGACCTGCGCGTGTTCTCGCGCCCCAGCTCGAACTCCAGTCAATCCTTTGCGGTGGAAGTGGTTACCGCGGGAACGGTTGCTTCGGCAACGCTCGCCAGCACTTCGAGCGTCAGCGCGGGCCAGTTCACGATCACCGGCGCGCTCGGAACGGCGACCATCACGATCTCCGATTCTGACACGCTCGACAACGTTCGCGACAAAATCATCGCGACCAAGTCGGAGACCGGCGTGTCGGCCGCCACAAACAGCAACGTGCTCTCAATCCAGAGCACCGAGTATGGCAAGAACGCGTTTGTCTCCGCCAGCTACATCAGCGGCGACGCGGACTTCCTCACTGTTTCACACACTGAGGGCACCGATGCCGTCGTTGAGGTCAACGGTCAGCGGGCGTTCGTGGACGGCGTTCGGGTCAACTTCAGTTCGAACGGCACGAGTGGTTCTTTCACGCTGACATCGACGGGGAATGCGGCCGGCAGCGCCGGAAACCTCTCGATCAGCGACGGCGGGCTCACGTTCCAGCTCGGAACCGCCTCGAATACCCAATCGACGGTCGGCATCAACGGACTTTTCGCGCACCAGCTTGGTGACGGCGTCGTAGGGTATCTCAATACGCTCAAGAGCGGCGGCGCGAATGCGCTCAATAACGATGCGAACAACGCCGTCCTCATCGCGAAGTCGGCGATTTCGCAGGTTTCGACGCAGCGTGGCCGAATCGGTGGATTCCAGAAGTACCAGGTCGAGTCCTCCGTGAACTCCTTGAACGCGACGAAGGAGGCGTTGACCTCGGCTCGCGGTCTGATTCGCGACGTGGACTACGCACTGGAGACTTCTGAATTGAGTCGTCAAAACGTTCTGCTTCAGTCGGCGATTTCGCTACTGGGCGTTGCCGGCCAGCAGTCTGCTCAGATACTGTCGCTGCTTCGCTAACGCGCGGCAGCGGCCTCGGTCTGGTGGGGAATGGAGCAAGGGCGGAATCGAGGGGCACACTCGGTTCCGCCCGCTCTTTTTTACGGAGTGGCGATCGTGAAAATAAGAAAGCCGTCGCGATCGGTGCGTCGCGACGGCTTCTGGTGGTTGTAGTGCATGGACGCGATCGACAAGGTGACGCGAGGTCCGCTCGTCGACGTCGCCGGGCAGGGTAATTACTTGCCCTTGAGATCGACCTTGGCACCGGCCTCTTCGAGTTCCTTCTTGAGCTTGTCGGCGTCTTCCTTGCTGAGGTCGGTCTTGACCGGCTTGGGTACGGCGTCCACGAGGTCCTTGGCTTCCTTGAGTCCGAGACCCGTCGCCGCCCGGACGACCTTGATGACGTTGATCTTGCTGGCGCCGCCATCAGTGAGGATGACGTCGAAGATGCTTGGAGCGTCTTCGGCTTCGGCTGCCGCGCCGCCGCCGGCGCCCGGCATGGCGGCCATCATGACCGCGCCGCCACCGGCCGGTTCAATGCCGTAGGTGTCCTTGAGGTAGTCCGCCAGCGACTGGGCGTCCTTGACGCTCAGCGACACAATCTTGTCGCCGATCTCTTTGACGGCCGCGCTGAATTCCTTTGCAGGTGCTGTTGCCATTTTCTTGATACTCCTGATGTTTCCGGGCGAGGCGATTCTTATTCGCGATCGTCCGCGCGAGTCCATCGCTCGCGACGCGGCTTAAGGCTGACGCCCGGCCGCTGGATGAGCCAAGCTCATCCGAACCGATCCCGGCTGCCGAAGTCCCGGTGACTTCGTTTAACCCCGGCCCGCGACATTCGCGAGTCTGCCAAGGGGGACGGCCGAGAATGACTTTTTCGTGACGAAGGGAATCGGGATTCCGAGAAGCCATCGCATGTTCTCCGCGATGCCGTTTCCGCGATGCTCCCTTGCTTATGCCACCTTCGTGATGGTCTCACCTTTCTCCAGCTTGTCGGCGACGGCCTTGACGCAGCCGGCGATTTTCGAACCGACCTTGATCTGGCCAGCGATCCGCCTTGCGGGTGAGAGGAAGACCATGACCACCTCGCCCTGAATCTCCGCCTTGCTGCGGCGATTGGAGAGCTCTTCGATGGTCATGATGTAGGGGTCGCCGTCGGCCATTGCCGACTTCAACTCGAGTTTCGGATAATCCTTGACCAGCCGCATGATTTCCTTGGCGGCTTCGACTGGAGCAGGTCCGGTGACGAAAGCGCAAGGGCCCTTGAGCGTCTGCGTCAGGGGCGCGAGGGGCGTGTCGGCCAGGGCGCGCCTCGCCGCGGCGTTCTTGATTACGTGGACCTCGATGCCTTTTTTGTGCAATTCGCCGCGAAGCACGTTCGCTTCGACACCAGTCAGCGGCAGCACATTGACGACCAAGGCGCTATCGATCTTGCTGTATCGATCGCGAATGTCCTGTTCGATCAGGGATTTGACAGTGCGACTCATTTGACACCCCGCTTATTACTGGGCCACTTCGAGCATAATGCCCGGCGACATCGTCCCGCTTACGCATACTTTCTTGATGTACTGCCCCTTGCTGGAGGCCGGCTTCAGTCTTCGGATGTGCTCGATGAAGGAGTTGATGTTCTCCTTCAGGTCGTGCTCCGAGAAGCTTGCCTTGCCGACAATCGCGTGAACATTTCCGCCGGTGTCATTTCGGAATTCGATCTTGCCCGCGGCGAAATCCTTCACGGCCGTCGCGACGTCCGCGGTCACCGTGCCGTTCTTCGGACTGGGCATCTTGCCGGACGGTCCGAGGACTCGACCGAGCCGGCCGACTTTGCCCATTGTTCGTGTGTGCGCGATGGCCACGTCGAAATCCGTCCAGCCGTCGCTTACTTTCTTGATCAGATCATCGAGTCCGACTTCAACTGCACCGGCGGCGCGGGCATCGTCCGCTTCCGGTCCGTCGATGAAGGCGATCACTCGCTTTGTCTTGCCGATGCCGCGCGGCAGCGACACCGAACCGCGAATCATCTGCTCGGCATGCTTCGGATCGATTCCGAGGAAAAGCACGATGTTGATCGTCTGATCGAATTTCGTTCCACTTGTCACGGCCTTGAGCAGCTTGATGCCGTCATCAATCGGATACGCCTTCTTCGCGTCGATCCTGGCAGCATTCGCCCGGTGACGCTTGCTCTCGCCTCGCATCGGCCGGCCGCGCTGCTTGCGCTTTCCGGTTGAGTCGGTCGAGTCGGGGGCTTTGCCCCGCGGAGCCTTTGCCGAACCCTCAGCAGCGGCTGCGTGCTCAGCGGCGCGGTCGGACTTGGCGGCCTTGCCCTTGCCTTTTCCGGGATCAAACGCCTTGGTCTTTGTGGATGGATCTGCGGCATGCTCGGACGGAGGTCCGGCATTCTGGTCAGCGGCCATGCTGACTCCTTTCTTAGCGACGCTCATGGTCTGCCACGATTTACGGCTCGTGGTCGAGCACGATCCTGATTTTCAGTTCAGTCCTGCGCCTGGAAGTACCGGGGGCGGGCCGAATCGAGCCGAGTAATGTAACAGGTCTTATGGTTCGCTGCAAGGGATGGGCCGCTTGGGGGTGGGCGACCGGGTCGGGTCGGGGGCCGTGTCGGGTCGGCGGGGAGTCGGGAGAGCGCGGGCCTGTCGGCCCGTGGCAGGCAACGGCTTGATTCTGAATGGCGAGTCATGCCGCATTGGCGGTATAAGCTTATTGATTGCAGCGTGTTAAGTCGACTTGGGTTCGTGGGATGCGGTGAAGCGGGGCGGGTGCTTATTCGGAATCGTCAGGCTCGACGTGTCTCGTCCTGCTGCGGCCAAGGGGGCAAGCGATCGCGACGCAAGTACGCGGACGACTGTGCGGTCGTGCGTACTTGCGCCGCGAGATCGCATTTCGCTATTTCACAAAAAGCAGATCGCGGTAGGTCGGCAACGGCCAGATATCCGACGCGACCCGTGACTCGAGCTTGTCACCGAGCGCCCGCAGTTTCTGCATGTGCGGGATCACGACCTCCTTCAGGTGTTTCGCGTGCTCGTAGGAGTCGTCGTCGCGGTGATCGTCGGCGGTCGCCAATTCGTCGGCCGCGTCGCTGAATTCATCCACGAGCTTCACGAAGTCCTCGAGTTGTGCTTTCTGCTCGAAGCAGTCCACGCCTGCCGAGAGGGTTGCGGCGACCGTCTGCGCGAGCAGTGCCTGATGCTGCAGTGCGGCGGGCAGAATCATCGTCTGCGCCATGAGAACCATCTGTTCGGATTCGATGAGAATCTGCTCATTGTATCGGTGTACAAAGATGTTATAGCGGCTTTCGAGTTCGGTCGGGTTCAGCACTTTGTATCGTTTGAAGAGATCGATCTTGGTCTTGTCTCGAAGGATCGGCAGGGCCTCAACGGTGTTGGCGAGGTTTGGTAGGCCTCGTTTTGCCGCCTCGGCGTGCCATTCGGTGGAATAGTTGTCGCCGTTGAAGACGATTCTCCGGTGTTCGCGAACGACATCCTTCAGCACGGACTTGACGGACGCCTCGATCCGGGCCTCGTTGGGATTTTTGCCGGCGGCTTCTTCGAGCCGGGACGCCATGTGTTCAAGCGATTCGGCGACGATGGTATTGAGAACGGTATTGGGCCATGCCGAAGTCGCGGATGCTCCGACCGCTCGGAATTCGAACTTGTTGCCGGTGAATGCGAACGGTGACGTCCGATTTCGGTCTCCCGAGTGGCGCGGAATCTGAGGCAGGGTCGTTGCGCCGAGATCAAGCATGCCGCCCTTGAGTGTGCGGCTGGGCTTTCCCTTCTCAAGCTGTTCGGTGATGTCGGTGAGCATGTCACCGAGGAAGATCGAGATGATCGCCGGTGGCGCTTCGTTGGCGCCGAGGCGATGGTCGTTGGCGGCCGACGCGATCGATGCGCGCAACAGATCGGCATGGCGGTCGACGGCCCGAATCACGGCGCACAGGAAGACCAGGAACTGCATGTTCGTGTGCGTTTCCTCCTGCGGGTCGAGCAGGTTGTGGCCGTTGTCGGTCATCATGGACCAGTTGTTGTGCTTCCCCGAGCCGTTGATTCCGGCGAAGGGTTTTTCGTGGAGGATGCAGACCAGTCCGAATCTCGGCGCGACTCGTTTGAGCGTTTCCATCATGAGCATCTGGTGGTCGCACGCGATGTTGGAGGTCTCGAAGACCGGAGCGATTTCGAATTGTCCCGGCGCCACCTCGTTGTGTCGGGTCTTTACTGGAATACCGAGCCGATAGAGTTCTCGCTCGGCCTCGGCCATGAAGGCAAGCACGCGCGGAGGGATCGAGCCGAAGTAGTGATCTTCGAGCTGCTGTCCCTTGGGCGGCCTGGAGCCGAAGAGGGTGCGATCGCACAGGACGAGGTCGGGGCGGGAATAGTACAGATGCTCGTCGACGAGGAAATATTCCTGCTCGGGGCCGACGGTGGTGTAGACGCGGTTGACGCCTTCGGCCTTGCTGAAGAATCGAAGTACGCGCAAGGCTTGTCTGGAGAGTGCCTCCATCGAACGGAGCAGCGGCGTCTTCTGATCGAGCGACTCGCCGGTCCATGAGACGAACACGGTCGGGATGCAGAGTGTCACGCAGTTGTCACTTCGCATCAGGAAGGCGGGACTGGACGCATCCCATGCGGTGTAGCCGCGGGCTTCGAAGGTTGCGCGCAGGCCGCCCGATGGGAAGCTGGAAGCGTCCGGTTCGCCCTGGCAGAGATCGGTGCCGGAGAGGGCGTAGATCACGCTGCCCTCGCCATCAGGCTGAAAGAGAGAATCGTGCTTTTCGGCGGTGAGTCCGGTCAGCGGCTGAAACCAGTGCGTGAAGTGGGTGGCGCCGCGTTCGATGGCCCAGTCCTTCATGGTGGCGGCGACGATGTCGGCGACCTCGTGATCGAGCGGTTCGCCGAGTTTGATCGTCTTTTCCAGCTTTCGATAGGCCGCCTTTGGGAGACGCTGCTGCATCGCGCGCTGGCTGAAGACATCGCAGCCGAAGTAGGCATCAACGCGTTCGTGAGCTGTCGTGGATTTGACTCGGTGTTCGCGCCAACTGATGGCGGCGGACACGGCACGATCTCGTGCGGTCTCGGATCTCATTGAAACTCGTCTCCCATTGATAAGTGTCCAACCTATGCGCTGCCAGCACGCCTCGGCCGGCCACACCCGGCGGCGAAGTGAGAGCGTGGGCAGCAATTTGTGTCGGACGCCGGATGAATTGCATCATCCGGGCGTCATTAAACTCGCACTTCCGATCGCATGCCAGCAGGCATCGGCGTCATCCGAATCGCCCGGCTTTGGCATCTCTGCGCGAAGCCCAAACGCATCCGATTGAGCCAGAATGTCCTGAACGCGACTCGGATGCCGCGCGCTGGAGCCTTCGGGTTGAGCGTTGAGTTCAGTGGATGCCTGCTACGAACGATCGATGAGACTGGTTTTGCCTGGTGGTGACTTGCGATCGATTCGTGATGGGCGACGCACCGAATACCGGCGCAACTCGAAGGGGGCCGAGGGTCACTCGGCCTGTTGTTGCACCTGTTGCTGGTATCGTGCGATCATTCGACTACCAATGCGTCGTGTTGAATCTTCGCGAAATACTTCCGTACGATTATAACTTGATCGGCTGCGAAGTCGAGCGGGGTAAAGTCCCATGCGCCGAACCTGGGTTTGCAGACTTCGGGTTATTGGCCCGTCGTCGTCGGGAACGGCGACGACAGATTTCATCGATCTGCGCGGCAGGTCGATATTATCGATGGTGTGGGCGGCGATCGAACCTTCGAGCGGCTTTCGTCCCGATCGGCATCGCTGTGGGCGTGAGCGTGGCTTGCCTGGCAGGGCTTACTGAACATGGGCATCGACGGCTGGATCACGCTTGCGCTTCTCGTGGCAATGATCTACGGGCTGATCCGGTATGCACACCTTGCCGACGTTGTATTTCTAAGCGGCGTCACGCTGCTGGGTCTTTGCGGCGTCGTGACACCCCGGGAGGCGCTGTCCGGCTTCTCGAACCCCGGCATGCTGACCGTGGCGGCGCTGTTTGTCGTTGCAACCGGTTTGCGCGAAACCGGGGCATTGGATGTCATCGCGCATCATTTGCTGGGGACGGACGGCAACGAGCGGAAGGCGCTGGTCCGCCTGACCGTAAGCCTTTCGCTGGTATCGGCGTTTCTGAATAACACGACTGTCGTGGCGATGGCGATTCCGGTGGTGCTGGACTGGTGTCGCCGGCACGGGATCGCGCCGTCGAAGCTGCTGATACCGATCAGCTATGCCAGTATCGTCGG
This portion of the Phycisphaerae bacterium genome encodes:
- a CDS encoding zf-HC2 domain-containing protein; protein product: MMTCRHVGQLRDRHLDGDLSPSLAAEVHAHLLQCPACQRQFELHRCVGEVITRDRSEPKLPVNFTSRVTAALSQLPRSSQTPIRLHTRRALRERFWRLTVSAAVPAAAAMLFLTLLIWPTNERSIPGGLVAGVSVRATEAVGVNDVADPALSAVNETVRAASSISRIQEIIVEQARQTGGESKHSAGAAKPEITLLNALLFPFNEAIEPATPHDADAAPKDDGVVRF
- a CDS encoding sigma-70 family RNA polymerase sigma factor — encoded protein: MNERATSEGITPLRERRLIEQCQRGCAESAHELIAAHQNRLYAFVWRMVRRDHDAEEICQDAFLRAFQSLDGFNFSYRFSTWLFTIAYRLCLNLMRRRKDYSGETDFSLADSDGRNPESDNIFDGIANSDEARRLREIIWNSVDELTPHQRAAVLLFYRESLSCQEIGDILEMPAATVKSHLHRARSRLKEKLEGQLATDWNGVRFGEAESA
- the smpB gene encoding SsrA-binding protein SmpB; its protein translation is MAKQKARKSTETPRIVNRKATAEFEILEKIEAGIALKGTEVKSLRNGDASLTEAYARIDGRQVSLINFQIQPYKEGGVFNHNPKRIKRLLLHKGEIKRLLSKVTIKGQTLIPLRVYFNANGLAKVELALARGRQIHDKRQVQRKRQDLRDIARVMKRR
- a CDS encoding flagellin; the encoded protein is MGLTVTNVNTLSILNILNSTTAEQSNSLTRLSTGFRVNRGSDDPAGLIAIQSLSAELTGVEAALGNSQRANSVLNTADSALGEVSKLLGEIESLAAKSTSGGGLSNAEIAANQAQIDNAIDAINRIVQTTSFNGKRLLDGTQSIRTTASDPSKLTDLRVFSRPSSNSSQSFAVEVVTAGTVASATLASTSSVSAGQFTITGALGTATITISDSDTLDNVRDKIIATKSETGVSAATNSNVLSIQSTEYGKNAFVSASYISGDADFLTVSHTEGTDAVVEVNGQRAFVDGVRVNFSSNGTSGSFTLTSTGNAAGSAGNLSISDGGLTFQLGTASNTQSTVGINGLFAHQLGDGVVGYLNTLKSGGANALNNDANNAVLIAKSAISQVSTQRGRIGGFQKYQVESSVNSLNATKEALTSARGLIRDVDYALETSELSRQNVLLQSAISLLGVAGQQSAQILSLLR
- the rplL gene encoding 50S ribosomal protein L7/L12, which gives rise to MATAPAKEFSAAVKEIGDKIVSLSVKDAQSLADYLKDTYGIEPAGGGAVMMAAMPGAGGGAAAEAEDAPSIFDVILTDGGASKINVIKVVRAATGLGLKEAKDLVDAVPKPVKTDLSKEDADKLKKELEEAGAKVDLKGK
- the rplJ gene encoding 50S ribosomal protein L10, with translation MSRTVKSLIEQDIRDRYSKIDSALVVNVLPLTGVEANVLRGELHKKGIEVHVIKNAAARRALADTPLAPLTQTLKGPCAFVTGPAPVEAAKEIMRLVKDYPKLELKSAMADGDPYIMTIEELSNRRSKAEIQGEVVMVFLSPARRIAGQIKVGSKIAGCVKAVADKLEKGETITKVA
- the rplA gene encoding 50S ribosomal protein L1, which produces MRGESKRHRANAARIDAKKAYPIDDGIKLLKAVTSGTKFDQTINIVLFLGIDPKHAEQMIRGSVSLPRGIGKTKRVIAFIDGPEADDARAAGAVEVGLDDLIKKVSDGWTDFDVAIAHTRTMGKVGRLGRVLGPSGKMPSPKNGTVTADVATAVKDFAAGKIEFRNDTGGNVHAIVGKASFSEHDLKENINSFIEHIRRLKPASSKGQYIKKVCVSGTMSPGIMLEVAQ
- a CDS encoding glutamine synthetase III; the encoded protein is MRSETARDRAVSAAISWREHRVKSTTAHERVDAYFGCDVFSQRAMQQRLPKAAYRKLEKTIKLGEPLDHEVADIVAATMKDWAIERGATHFTHWFQPLTGLTAEKHDSLFQPDGEGSVIYALSGTDLCQGEPDASSFPSGGLRATFEARGYTAWDASSPAFLMRSDNCVTLCIPTVFVSWTGESLDQKTPLLRSMEALSRQALRVLRFFSKAEGVNRVYTTVGPEQEYFLVDEHLYYSRPDLVLCDRTLFGSRPPKGQQLEDHYFGSIPPRVLAFMAEAERELYRLGIPVKTRHNEVAPGQFEIAPVFETSNIACDHQMLMMETLKRVAPRFGLVCILHEKPFAGINGSGKHNNWSMMTDNGHNLLDPQEETHTNMQFLVFLCAVIRAVDRHADLLRASIASAANDHRLGANEAPPAIISIFLGDMLTDITEQLEKGKPSRTLKGGMLDLGATTLPQIPRHSGDRNRTSPFAFTGNKFEFRAVGASATSAWPNTVLNTIVAESLEHMASRLEEAAGKNPNEARIEASVKSVLKDVVREHRRIVFNGDNYSTEWHAEAAKRGLPNLANTVEALPILRDKTKIDLFKRYKVLNPTELESRYNIFVHRYNEQILIESEQMVLMAQTMILPAALQHQALLAQTVAATLSAGVDCFEQKAQLEDFVKLVDEFSDAADELATADDHRDDDSYEHAKHLKEVVIPHMQKLRALGDKLESRVASDIWPLPTYRDLLFVK